One Streptomyces dangxiongensis genomic window, GCGGACGCCTCCGGCGAGGGGCAACCCGGCGGTGGACAACCCGGCGGTGGGGATCAGGGGCCCGGTGTGGACCGGGTCTCCTCGGGTGGTGCCAGGGGGCCGAAGTCGTGGTCCGGGGCCTTGGGCGGGGGCGCCGTGTCCAGTCCGTAGTGGTGGTAGAGCTGGAGTTCCTGCTCGGGTGAGAGGTGGCGGCCCACGCCGAAGTCGGGAGCGTCCTTGATCAGGGCGCGGTCGAAAGGGACGTGCAGCGTGCCGTCGAGGAGTTCGCTGGGTCCCAGAGGGACGAACGCGTCCCGGGAGAAGAGACCGGTGCGTACGGCCGCCCACTCGGGCACGCCGGTCGCGTCGTCGAGATACACCTCGTCGATGGTGCCGATCTTGGCGCCATTGACGTCGAATGCCTTGCGGCCGATCAGGTTGCGCGGATCGATGTCGGTTCGCACGGTCCCTCTCTTTCCACGTGGTCGCAACTCATCCGTAAGCACTACAAAAGAGCAGATTCAGGGAAGCGGCCACTCGAGGGCTCGGGCGTCGACCCCGCTGGTAGGCTGACAGCGGCTGCTGACCCCGCGCGGGAGAGTCCTCCGACCACGTCGGAGGCGCCGAAGGAGCAAATCCTCCCCGGAA contains:
- a CDS encoding PRC-barrel domain-containing protein — its product is MRTDIDPRNLIGRKAFDVNGAKIGTIDEVYLDDATGVPEWAAVRTGLFSRDAFVPLGPSELLDGTLHVPFDRALIKDAPDFGVGRHLSPEQELQLYHHYGLDTAPPPKAPDHDFGPLAPPEETRSTPGP